A window from Triticum aestivum cultivar Chinese Spring chromosome 6D, IWGSC CS RefSeq v2.1, whole genome shotgun sequence encodes these proteins:
- the LOC123144921 gene encoding uncharacterized protein, translating to MQAFARLSSPAASRKVISGVSGAVARPCYRTWRWKAHAAPLSAPGPPKGKKREYISKNERKARMKEFIEGYQASNDGRFPTMQMIRQSVGGGHYTIRDVLSEVKYNQIKFPFDKSKAAQLQETAEGAEQSRPEEESGNSSFNSQSFNGNQDEDDTLLSQKDSPAGNTIMENTEASISLDAKEVKLPLYNSEAAQLHETGECAEQSRLGESGSSALNPDDTLLSQKDSAMGTTIIENNQPLGSLESQDSSHYSGETEVAKQDSCTAAADANDLTVSKQAEIDGMKTEAPISLELETKSDNGNRQGETEVNKVHSNNVKKFQDPTEPTVSDQTEHDIVIKGNVLHREENPEVEEQGSSKTSLLGSLKSLASGIRNFWRNL from the exons ATGCAGGCGTTCGCGCGCCTCTCCTCCCCCGCCGCCTCCAGAAAGG TGATTTCGGGCGTCTCTGGAGCGGTCGCAAGGCCGTGCTACCGGACATGGCGGTGGAAGGCGCATGCGGCGCCGCTGTCGGCTCCGGGCCCACCCAAGGGCAAGAAGAGGGAATACATATCCAAGAATGAAAGGAAGGCTAGGATGAAGGAGTTTATTGAGGG TTATCAGGCATCAAATGACGGTAGATTTCCGACTATGCAAATGATTCGTCAAAGTGTTGGAGGGGGTCACTACACAATTAGGGATGTACTCTCGGAAGTGAAGTATAACCAGATAAagtttccgtttgataagtctaaGGCAGCCCAGCTTCAGGAGACAGCTGAAGGTGCTGAGCAGTCAAGGCCAGAGGAGGAGAGTGGAAACAGTTCATTTAACTCTCAGAGCTTTAACGGAAATCAGGATGAAGATGACACGCTCCTATCCCAGAAAGATTCTCCTGCTGGCAATACAATCATGGAAAAC ACTGAAGCTTCCATATCTTTGGACGCAAAGGAGGTGAAGTTACCGCTATATAACTCCGAGGCAGCCCAGCTCCATGAGACAGGTGAATGTGCTGAGCAATCAAGGCTCGGGGAAAGCGGGAGCAGTGCATTGAACCCAGATGACACACTCCTCTCCCAGAAAGACTCTGCTATGGGCACTACAATCATAGAAAAC AATCAACCATTGGGATCTCTAGAGTCACAAGACTCCTCTCATTACAGTGGAGAAACTGAGGTTGCCAAGCAAGATTCATGTACTGCAGCAGCAGATGCAAATGACCTGACTGTATCGAAACAAGCAGAAATTGATGGCATGAAG ACTGAAGCACCCATATCTTTGGAACTGGAGACTAAGTCAGACAACGGGAATCGTCAAGGGGAAACTGAAGTTAACAAGGTGCATTCGAACAATGTGAAAAAATTCCAGGATCCAACTGAACCAACTGTATCTGATCAAACTGAACATGACATAGTGATCAAAGGAAATGTACTTCACAG AGAAGAGAACCCCGAGGTCGAGGAGCAGGGATCAAGCAAGACAAGTCTTTTAGGGAGCCTGAAATCGCTTGCTTCTGGGATCAGAAACTTCTGGAGAAATCTGTAA